A part of Neodiprion pinetum isolate iyNeoPine1 chromosome 4, iyNeoPine1.2, whole genome shotgun sequence genomic DNA contains:
- the LOC124216841 gene encoding uncharacterized protein, translating to MDESSSSLDFSLHNANPQDFTLEDTLGVLMDLKSERDQELEQLYDVQINNKLFDSIDESKISEKRRQYVSSFIKQISNDKPDDYPIPNTLDMVSTTVAALTQEVQNAQEQVKILTENLERTEKEISRLKEKKQGIEKMKNSCLAANNIIASKTWAEELRITQQIFKEVKQETQRVVAEIFPDNDHVKNFLAELCSAYFSSGDNVYVDLLPEVADAANFLLEADLIVRHRYDENKVRLIDLYVILNYFHLRLTPNTLVYIPTQHKSLNTKFSLNSNGQ from the exons ATG GATGAATCAAGTAGCTCGTTGGATTTCTCATTACACAATGCAAACCCCCAGGATTTTACTTTGGAAGATACGTTGGGAGTATTGATGGATTTGAAATCGGAACGAGATCAGGAATTAGAACAATTGTACGATGTGCAAATAAATAACAAGCTTTTCGATTCGATCGATGAATCGAAAATCTCAGAAAAACGCCGTCAATACGTATCGAGTTTCATAAAACAGATATCCAATGATAAACCTGACGATTATCCCATTCCAAATACTTTGGATATGGTTTCAACCACTGTTGCAGCGTTAACTCAAGAAGTCCAGAATGCGCAAGAACAAGTTAAAATTCTCACTGAAAACCTAGAACGTACGGAGAAAGAAATTAGCCG attgaaggaaaagaagcaaggtattgaaaaaatgaaaaattcctgTTTAGCAGCCAATAACATCATAGCCAGTAAAACTTGGGCAGAAGAACTTCGTATAACACAGCAGATATTTAAGGAAGTTAAACAGGAAACG CAACGAGTCGTAGCAGAGATCTTTCCAGATAATGACCatgtgaagaattttttagcA GAATTGTGTTCCGCGTATTTTTCCAGCGGTGACAACGTATATGTAGATTTATTACCTGAAGTTGCAGATGCGGCTAATTTTCTGCTTGAAGCAGATTTAATTGTACGTCATCgatatgatgaaaataaagttAGGCTTATTGACCTCTATGTGAtcttaaattattttcatcttcgATTAACCCCTAATACATTGGTATATATTCCAACTCAACACAAAAGtttaaatacaaaattttcgcTCAACTCAAATGGCCAGTAA
- the Arp8 gene encoding actin-related protein 8 isoform X1 yields the protein MPVFQESCAEQIQAQTIIIIHPGSMNLRMGRASDLNPNVLLNAVARKRLQGGLEYIDPILPSQVPKTKELTQAMEESRLQVSHTLQSCLQSDGRRRYATPPQQIAAFNRRSNPETLSPSGGEWIKTDEEVVVGDDILSLNPEADFNIHFPYKRGELNVHSGPGGSLRAVLANLKIIWEHVLTKKMNVLLKDLRHYRAVLVVPDIYNRHYLKELTTLLLCEMGFGGCFLLQDHVAATFGAGLGYACVVDVGDQKTSVSCVEDGISHRNTRVRMDFGGADITQTFFWLLQKCAFPYKTCNASNRLDALLLDQLKKDFCHVDLNVCGSQEKTFIVRQPQIPTEKYTLQVGDECLVAPLSLFQPELFKVTGMHTVHTQKRSMGDPEDPHDENYLRETSRRGAKENLEQTLELPEEVATPAVTGEEEVVVDAVDSAPISLGIRDLDTPRDFVVGPQQLLGLDHAVLQSIDRCRTSITTDDLKRKMYSCILVVGSGMKFQGIGMWLHNRISLQIPYMYRAEQLDIITQPKEMDPGMTAWKGAAILSCLESAQELWIGRQEWEQIGVRILRERAPFMW from the exons ATGCCAGTTTTTCAGGAATCATGTGCTGAG CAAATACAGGCGCAGACGATAATAATTATCCATCCAGGATCGATGAATCTTCGCATGGGGCGAGCCTCTGATCTGAATCCCAATGTTCTCCTCAATGCTGTCGCGAGAAAGAGGCTCCAAGGAGGATTGGAATACATAGATCCCATTCTTCCATCTCAGGTTCCTAAA ACGAAAGAGCTCACGCAAGCAATGGAAGAATCTCGCCTTCAAGTTTCTCACACTTTACAATCCTGTTTGCAATCTGATGGAAGAAGAAGGTACGCAACACCTCCACAGCAAATAGCTGCTTTCAATCGAAGATCGAATCCGGAAACCCTCTCACCGTCCGGTGGAGAATGGATAAAAACTGATGAAGAAGTGGTTGTGGGTGATGATATATTATCCCTCAATCCAGAGGCAGATTTCAATATTCATTTCCCATACAAGAGAGGTGAATTAAATGTTCACTCGGGACCCGGAGGAAGTCTTAGAGCTGTTTTAGCAAATCTAAAGATAATCTGGGAACAtgttttaacgaaaaaaatgaacgtCCTCTTGAAAGACCTACGCCATTATCGAGCAGTGCTCGTTGTGCCCGATATTTACAACAGACATTACTTGAAAGAACTGACAACCCTTCTGTTGTGTGAAATGGGCTTCGGAGGATGTTTTCTGTTACAG GATCACGTAGCGGCTACGTTTGGCGCTGGTTTAGGATATGCTTGCGTTGTTGATGTTGGAGATCAGAAAACTTCAGTCTCCTGTGTAGAAGATGGAATTTCTCACAGAAATACACGAGTACGGATGGACTTTGGAGGCGCAGATATTACACAAACGTTCTTCTGGCTATTACAAAAGTGTGCATTTCCATATAAAACTTGCAATGCATCTAACAGACTCGATGCATTGCTTCTAGACCAATTGAAAAAGGACTTTTGTCACGTCGATTTGAATGTCTGTGGATCCCAAGAGAAGACATTCATTGTTCGACAACCTCAAATCCCAACCGAGAAGTACACATTGCAG GTTGGCGATGAATGCCTGGTGGCACCTTTGAGTTTATTTCAACCAGAGTTGTTTAAAGTTACTGGAATGCACACTGTTCATACACAAAAACGCTCGATGGGAGATCCAGAAGATCCGcatgatgaaaattatttacgagAGACAAGC AGACGCGGAGCAAAGGAGAATTTGGAGCAGACATTAGAGCTGCCTGAGGAAGTTGCTACACCAGCTGTGACAGGCGAGGAAGAGGTAGTCGTTGATGCCGTTGATTCAGCACCCATCAGTTTGGGAATTCGCGACTTAGATACCCCACGCGATTTCGTTGTTGGTCCCCAGCAACTATTAGGGCTCGATCACGCTGTTCTGCAAAGTATCGATCGATGCCGTACGTCTATAA cGACTGATGACTTGAAACGTAAAATGTACAGCTGCATATTGGTCGTTGGATCCGGAATGAAGTTCCAGGGAATAGGAATGTGGCTGCATAACAGAATATCCTTGCAAATTCCGTACATGTACAGGGCTG AGCAACTGGACATTATAACACAACCCAAGGAAATGGATCCAGGGATGACAGCCTGGAAGGGTGCAGCAATATTGAGTTGTTTAGAATCAGCACAAGAGTTATGGATTGGTCGTCAAGAGTGGGAGCAAATTGGTGTCAGAATTTTAAGAGAGAGAGCCCCATTTATGTGGTGA
- the Arp8 gene encoding actin-related protein 8 isoform X2 — protein sequence MPVFQESCAEQIQAQTIIIIHPGSMNLRMGRASDLNPNVLLNAVARKRLQGGLEYIDPILPSQVPKTKELTQAMEESRLQVSHTLQSCLQSDGRRRYATPPQQIAAFNRRSNPETLSPSGGEWIKTDEEVVVGDDILSLNPEADFNIHFPYKRGELNVHSGPGGSLRAVLANLKIIWEHVLTKKMNVLLKDLRHYRAVLVVPDIYNRHYLKELTTLLLCEMGFGGCFLLQDHVAATFGAGLGYACVVDVGDQKTSVSCVEDGISHRNTRVRMDFGGADITQTFFWLLQKCAFPYKTCNASNRLDALLLDQLKKDFCHVDLNVCGSQEKTFIVRQPQIPTEKYTLQVGDECLVAPLSLFQPELFKVTGMHTVHTQKRSMGDPEDPHDENYLRETSRRGAKENLEQTLELPEEVATPAVTGEEEVVVDAVDSAPISLGIRDLDTPRDFVVGPQQLLGLDHAVLQSIDRCPTDDLKRKMYSCILVVGSGMKFQGIGMWLHNRISLQIPYMYRAEQLDIITQPKEMDPGMTAWKGAAILSCLESAQELWIGRQEWEQIGVRILRERAPFMW from the exons ATGCCAGTTTTTCAGGAATCATGTGCTGAG CAAATACAGGCGCAGACGATAATAATTATCCATCCAGGATCGATGAATCTTCGCATGGGGCGAGCCTCTGATCTGAATCCCAATGTTCTCCTCAATGCTGTCGCGAGAAAGAGGCTCCAAGGAGGATTGGAATACATAGATCCCATTCTTCCATCTCAGGTTCCTAAA ACGAAAGAGCTCACGCAAGCAATGGAAGAATCTCGCCTTCAAGTTTCTCACACTTTACAATCCTGTTTGCAATCTGATGGAAGAAGAAGGTACGCAACACCTCCACAGCAAATAGCTGCTTTCAATCGAAGATCGAATCCGGAAACCCTCTCACCGTCCGGTGGAGAATGGATAAAAACTGATGAAGAAGTGGTTGTGGGTGATGATATATTATCCCTCAATCCAGAGGCAGATTTCAATATTCATTTCCCATACAAGAGAGGTGAATTAAATGTTCACTCGGGACCCGGAGGAAGTCTTAGAGCTGTTTTAGCAAATCTAAAGATAATCTGGGAACAtgttttaacgaaaaaaatgaacgtCCTCTTGAAAGACCTACGCCATTATCGAGCAGTGCTCGTTGTGCCCGATATTTACAACAGACATTACTTGAAAGAACTGACAACCCTTCTGTTGTGTGAAATGGGCTTCGGAGGATGTTTTCTGTTACAG GATCACGTAGCGGCTACGTTTGGCGCTGGTTTAGGATATGCTTGCGTTGTTGATGTTGGAGATCAGAAAACTTCAGTCTCCTGTGTAGAAGATGGAATTTCTCACAGAAATACACGAGTACGGATGGACTTTGGAGGCGCAGATATTACACAAACGTTCTTCTGGCTATTACAAAAGTGTGCATTTCCATATAAAACTTGCAATGCATCTAACAGACTCGATGCATTGCTTCTAGACCAATTGAAAAAGGACTTTTGTCACGTCGATTTGAATGTCTGTGGATCCCAAGAGAAGACATTCATTGTTCGACAACCTCAAATCCCAACCGAGAAGTACACATTGCAG GTTGGCGATGAATGCCTGGTGGCACCTTTGAGTTTATTTCAACCAGAGTTGTTTAAAGTTACTGGAATGCACACTGTTCATACACAAAAACGCTCGATGGGAGATCCAGAAGATCCGcatgatgaaaattatttacgagAGACAAGC AGACGCGGAGCAAAGGAGAATTTGGAGCAGACATTAGAGCTGCCTGAGGAAGTTGCTACACCAGCTGTGACAGGCGAGGAAGAGGTAGTCGTTGATGCCGTTGATTCAGCACCCATCAGTTTGGGAATTCGCGACTTAGATACCCCACGCGATTTCGTTGTTGGTCCCCAGCAACTATTAGGGCTCGATCACGCTGTTCTGCAAAGTATCGATCGATGCC cGACTGATGACTTGAAACGTAAAATGTACAGCTGCATATTGGTCGTTGGATCCGGAATGAAGTTCCAGGGAATAGGAATGTGGCTGCATAACAGAATATCCTTGCAAATTCCGTACATGTACAGGGCTG AGCAACTGGACATTATAACACAACCCAAGGAAATGGATCCAGGGATGACAGCCTGGAAGGGTGCAGCAATATTGAGTTGTTTAGAATCAGCACAAGAGTTATGGATTGGTCGTCAAGAGTGGGAGCAAATTGGTGTCAGAATTTTAAGAGAGAGAGCCCCATTTATGTGGTGA
- the Vsp37A gene encoding vacuolar protein sorting-associated protein 37A: MLSRIFRGENENASVKRKRQIDTLKIFNDNVVELREDVEYQVQFDAGDKRMAIMVSLSPEFPLEKPVLRVSPPINHPWCNEHNEIVNAPGLLNFTVHSDLGRVVQAIIREFSKNPPKLIEDSPPSVSSVCHRDLNDRVSPSYALQQQYPEIPSTSYNSYYNTHYPQYSSSSTNTNNTGYNYNYKNSGNTYAIESQAKSFASTSHLSTYSPSSTSNSLHSTKAPCYSSNQYANTPYLNSHYGGTNYGQTAQTNVRSKTPQCSEFPELNDLSTEELQKLGGNVDRLDEFLEKHSQIKDLNTTVEDTIDWVENTARGNLLKESELEELRNQVAEKAERVTILKARYDQLNQKYNKLSEVFTPDHIKNCLKHAADESHEKSEAIAEDFLNRKIDVERFLSTYVECRKLGQARRTKEEKLAHQLNELKRAGY, from the exons ATGTTATCGCGAATATTCCGTGGAGAAAATGAGAATGCCTCTGTTAAGAGAAAGCGGCAAATTGACaccctgaaaatttttaacgacaA CGTAGTCGAACTGAGAGAGGATGTGGAGTACCAAGTTCAGTTTGATGCAGGGGATAAGCGAATGGCTATCATGGTCTCGCTCTCGCCTGAATTTCCCCTAGAAAAACCTGTTCTCAGAGTATCTCCTCCGATAAATCATCCATGGTGCAACGAGCACAATGAAATCGTCAATGCTCCGGGACTATTAAAT TTTACGGTACACAGCGACCTTGGCAGGGTCGTCCAAGCCATCATTAGAGAGTTCAGTAAAAACCCACCAAAGCTTATCGAAGATAGTCCACCGTCAGTCTCTTCCGTATGCCACAGAG ATTTGAATGATAGAGTATCGCCGTCCTATGCCCTGCAACAACAATACCCTGAGATACCGTCGACTTCGTATAATTCTTATTACAACACCCACTACCCGCAATATTCGTCGTCAAGTACAAACACGAACAACACAGGTTACAATTATAACTACAAAAACTCGGGTAACACATATGCGATAGAGAGTCAAGCTAAGTCCTTTGCTTCGACTTCCCATCTTTCTACTTATTCGCCGAGTTCTACCAGCAATTCTTTGCACAGTACTAAAGCTCCGTGTTATTCCTCCAATCAATATGCCAACACCCCTTACCTCAACTCGCATTATGGCGGCACGAATTATGGACAAACGGCGCAGACTAACGTCAGGTCAAAAACACCTCAGTGCTCGGAATTTCCAGAATTAAACGATCTGAGTACAGAGGAACTGCAAAAACTCGGTGGTAATGTCGATAGATTAGACGAGTTTTTGGAAAAGCATTCCCAGATAAAGGATCTCAATACCACAGTAGAAGACACCATCGATTGGGTCGAAAATACAGCCA GGGGAAATCTGCTGAaggaatctgaactcgaagaACTTAGAAATCAAGTAGCGGAGAAAGCGGAAAGAGTAACGATTCTAAAAGCTAGATATGACCAGCTTAATCAGAAGTACAATAAATTATCAGAAGTGTTCACGCCAGATCACATAAAGAACTGCTTAAAACATGCGGCTGACGAAAGCCATGAAAAGAGTGAAGCGATTGCGGAAGATTTTTTGAACAGAAAAATTGATGTCGAACGTTTTTTGAGCACTTACGTAGAATGTCGAAAGCTTGGACAGGCACGGCGAACTAAGGAAGAAAAGTTAGCTCACCAATTGAACGAACTGAAACGGGCTGGTTACTAA